A region from the Oceanidesulfovibrio marinus genome encodes:
- a CDS encoding LamG domain-containing protein: MRLPICLLVALLVLGVFVSPVATRTFDITHDLAAYYPLNGNTEDESGNHNHAALVGPVWGMNMCARPKSALQFYPQGHSYMVADTKPLSPVPGEIEALTLAAWIYPTRMDDTRIIVDKFNPRTQDREFRFALQNGKLRFIWAAVNEKADAEDCDFIESANALKINRWHHVAASYQRGKAILYVNGEEVAAKATRDWPIYEANADLQIGGNGVEDSGFFNGKIDDLRVYTRALEVSDIQVLAARPCQ, translated from the coding sequence ATGAGACTCCCCATCTGCCTCCTCGTCGCCCTCCTGGTGCTGGGCGTGTTCGTATCGCCCGTGGCCACTCGAACTTTTGACATCACTCACGATCTTGCCGCGTACTACCCCCTGAACGGCAACACAGAGGACGAAAGCGGCAACCACAACCACGCCGCCCTCGTGGGGCCTGTCTGGGGCATGAACATGTGCGCCCGGCCCAAGTCGGCCCTGCAGTTCTATCCCCAGGGCCACTCCTACATGGTGGCGGACACCAAGCCCCTCTCCCCGGTGCCCGGCGAGATCGAGGCCCTGACCCTGGCCGCCTGGATCTACCCCACCCGCATGGACGACACCCGCATCATCGTGGACAAGTTCAACCCCCGGACCCAGGACCGCGAGTTCCGGTTCGCCCTGCAGAACGGCAAGCTGCGCTTCATCTGGGCCGCCGTGAATGAGAAAGCCGACGCCGAGGACTGCGATTTCATCGAAAGCGCCAACGCTCTGAAGATCAACCGTTGGCACCACGTGGCCGCCAGCTACCAACGCGGCAAGGCCATTCTCTACGTGAACGGCGAGGAGGTCGCCGCCAAAGCCACCAGGGACTGGCCCATCTACGAAGCCAATGCTGACCTGCAGATCGGCGGCAACGGCGTGGAGGACAGCGGTTTCTTCAACGGCAAGATCGACGATTTGCGCGTGTATACGCGCGCCCTGGAGGTATCCGACATTCAGGTTCTGGCTGCGCGCCCCTGCCAGTAG
- a CDS encoding DUF4242 domain-containing protein: MPKFVIEREIPGAGQLSAEDLKAISQKSRDVLNELGPEIQWVESFITDNKIYCVYVAPNEEMVREHAQKGGFPANSVSVVRRMIDPTTAE; this comes from the coding sequence ATGCCAAAGTTCGTGATCGAGAGGGAAATTCCTGGGGCCGGGCAGCTCAGTGCGGAGGACCTGAAGGCTATTTCGCAGAAATCCCGCGACGTACTGAATGAGCTTGGGCCGGAGATCCAGTGGGTTGAAAGCTTTATTACCGACAACAAGATTTATTGTGTGTATGTGGCTCCCAACGAGGAGATGGTGCGGGAGCATGCGCAAAAGGGCGGGTTCCCGGCCAATAGCGTGTCTGTGGTCAGGAGGATGATCGATCCGACCACAGCCGAGTAG
- the pyk gene encoding pyruvate kinase, which yields MRTKIVATLGPASMNHAAMRAMVRHGARIFRCNFSHDRAEAFTDVVRWTRQLEQEFGIRLTVMGDLSGPKLRIGEVAGSPLAIQHGDRILLGLAGKTSPDHKDLPCITLDDPAPLSGLEQDMPVSLSDGMLRFHVEKVLETDMLFVLKAENAGLLTSHKGIAFPGKFHPLPAFTEKDRRDLREGLEVGLDAFAQSFVQGPDDLDDVHAEMDRLGVRVPLVAKLERRQALDRLDEILERCDAVMVARGDLGLEMPLISLPVHQKRIIKACRRHSKAAIVATQMLLSMVKNPIPTRAETTDVANAVLDGADCVMLSEETAIGEHPVEAVRILGGIAKEAETYYHESSRQTLEARVAKKGPSEYLAYAAALLAETASGTALVCHTASGATARRIASRRPGPRIYAVTPNEHVTHLLNFYADVTPAMADTSMERHVARAERFIENCADIHEGETVIITSGQPTPGQLRARANADEQPPAPTNELKIYIK from the coding sequence ATGCGAACCAAGATCGTGGCCACCCTTGGCCCGGCATCCATGAACCATGCAGCCATGCGCGCCATGGTCCGGCACGGGGCGCGTATCTTCCGCTGTAATTTTTCACATGACCGGGCCGAGGCATTCACCGACGTCGTGCGTTGGACGCGGCAGCTTGAGCAGGAGTTCGGCATCCGGCTCACGGTGATGGGCGACCTCTCCGGCCCCAAGCTGCGCATCGGCGAGGTGGCCGGCTCTCCCCTGGCCATCCAGCACGGCGACCGCATACTGCTGGGCTTGGCCGGCAAAACTTCGCCAGACCACAAGGACCTGCCCTGCATTACCCTGGACGATCCCGCCCCACTCTCCGGCCTGGAGCAGGACATGCCCGTCTCCCTTTCGGACGGCATGCTGCGCTTCCACGTGGAGAAGGTATTAGAGACGGATATGCTCTTCGTCCTCAAGGCGGAGAACGCTGGTCTGCTCACCTCGCACAAGGGCATCGCCTTTCCCGGCAAGTTCCACCCCCTCCCGGCATTCACGGAAAAGGACCGCCGCGACCTGCGCGAGGGGCTGGAGGTCGGGCTGGACGCCTTTGCCCAGTCATTCGTGCAGGGTCCGGACGACCTGGACGACGTGCACGCCGAGATGGACCGGCTCGGCGTCCGCGTTCCTCTGGTGGCCAAGCTGGAACGCCGCCAGGCCCTGGACCGGCTCGACGAGATCCTGGAACGCTGCGACGCCGTGATGGTGGCCCGTGGCGACCTGGGCCTGGAGATGCCGCTCATCTCCCTGCCCGTGCATCAGAAGCGCATCATCAAGGCGTGCCGCCGCCACTCCAAGGCGGCCATCGTAGCCACGCAGATGCTGCTCTCCATGGTCAAGAACCCCATCCCCACCCGCGCCGAAACCACGGACGTGGCCAACGCCGTACTCGACGGCGCCGACTGCGTGATGCTCTCCGAGGAAACGGCCATCGGCGAACATCCGGTGGAGGCCGTGCGTATCCTCGGCGGCATCGCCAAGGAGGCCGAGACTTACTACCACGAGAGCTCCCGCCAGACCCTGGAAGCGCGGGTGGCCAAGAAGGGACCCTCGGAGTACCTGGCCTATGCCGCGGCACTGCTGGCAGAGACAGCGAGCGGCACTGCCCTGGTCTGCCACACGGCCAGCGGCGCAACGGCCCGGCGCATCGCCAGCCGGCGTCCGGGACCGCGCATCTACGCCGTCACGCCCAACGAGCACGTGACGCACCTCCTGAACTTCTACGCCGACGTCACCCCGGCCATGGCCGACACGAGCATGGAGCGCCACGTGGCGCGGGCCGAGCGGTTCATCGAGAACTGCGCCGACATCCACGAGGGCGAGACCGTCATCATTACCTCGGGCCAGCCCACGCCGGGCCAGCTCCGCGCCAGAGCAAACGCGGACGAGCAGCCGCCGGCCCCTACCAACGAGCTGAAGATCTACATTAAATAA
- a CDS encoding efflux RND transporter permease subunit has product MDIVRFSIKNPVTVLVGVILILLFGIIGLYALPYQLSPTVTEPQISVTTTWPGATPYDIEREIIEEQEKVLKGIPKLVTMESSSFNGQGEITLKFQIGTDVDSALLRVSNKLNEVPEYPENVDRPIINASGADTSPIIWLVLKTKDDNPTDIDEYKTFFEEEVRQYLERVPGVADLFVFGGTESEMHVVVDPERLAAHKLTLDQFVDILNQENVNVSAGNMQVSRREYRIRTTGEYQSPEEIENVVLTSTGQRRIKVKDVADVHFDFETNTVAMLHNGSKGIVCGIKPEPDANVLEVTDAMERVVTELNEGLLAGRGLYYDWTYDQRPYINGAIDLVKQNILVGGTLAIIVLLVFLRRISSTVIVTVAIPISIIGTFMFMSFLGRNLNVISLAGISFSVGMLVDAAIVVLENIDRHRSMGKGAFVAAYDGAKEVWGAVLASTLTTVAVFLPVVFMEEEAGQLFKDIAIAITSAIMLSLFVSVSVIPMLSNQFFQYSDKRKLAKGKKLHQKRQSHGIIPRIGGILNSGMMGLVRLSLKNWATRLATIGAVLGAAVLIVVTLWPKMEYLPTGNRNLIINILIPPPGLSYEERMDIGRYIYDRLDPFIDQEHVGDLPGIASTFYVGAPQIMLFGVISTQEQEARKLIDPLMGIIHSIPGMYGVSLQAGIFEDRIGGGRSIDVDLTGAEIEKLIAAGGAMYGAISQAVPGSRIRPEPSLELLFPEVKIIPNRERLRAADLSTRALGIALDILMDGREIGDFKQEGQRKIDLVVRASREDIRTPEQLYEALVVTPEGRSIPVSSLAALERTTGITEIRHLERRRTVTLQVTPPETVPLQSAMETIENGVVPKLREQGLFEGVTFHMSGAADKLTETRDAMQGNFLLAVFITYLLMAALFGNFIYPLVIMFTVPLAAVGGVLGLTLQSIFIAPQSLDVLTMLGFVILIGVVVNNAILVVHQSLNNIREGGMQHKDAVLEAVRTRIRPIYMSATTSVFGMLPLAVMSGPGSELYRGLGSVVLGGLALSTVFTVFLVPALLMFFIRMEKVGSAKTIDDSPDSGASAQE; this is encoded by the coding sequence ATGGATATCGTCCGCTTTTCCATCAAGAACCCGGTCACGGTGCTGGTCGGGGTCATCCTCATTCTGCTGTTCGGCATCATCGGCCTGTACGCGCTGCCGTATCAGCTCTCGCCCACGGTGACGGAGCCGCAGATCAGCGTGACCACCACCTGGCCGGGCGCCACGCCGTACGACATCGAGCGCGAGATCATCGAGGAGCAGGAAAAGGTCCTCAAGGGTATTCCCAAACTGGTGACCATGGAGTCCAGCTCCTTCAACGGCCAGGGCGAGATCACCCTCAAGTTCCAGATCGGCACGGACGTGGACTCCGCCCTGCTGCGCGTGTCCAACAAGCTGAACGAGGTCCCGGAGTATCCCGAGAACGTGGACCGGCCGATCATCAACGCCTCGGGCGCGGATACCTCGCCCATCATCTGGCTTGTGCTCAAGACCAAGGACGACAACCCCACAGACATCGACGAGTACAAGACCTTTTTTGAAGAGGAGGTGCGCCAGTACCTGGAGCGCGTGCCCGGCGTGGCCGACCTCTTCGTGTTCGGCGGCACGGAGAGCGAGATGCACGTGGTGGTCGATCCGGAGCGTCTTGCCGCGCACAAGCTGACCCTGGATCAGTTCGTGGACATCCTGAACCAGGAGAACGTGAACGTATCGGCCGGCAACATGCAGGTGAGCCGCCGCGAGTACCGCATCCGCACCACGGGCGAGTACCAGTCTCCCGAGGAGATCGAGAACGTGGTGCTGACCTCCACGGGCCAGCGCCGGATCAAAGTCAAGGACGTGGCCGACGTCCACTTCGACTTCGAGACCAACACGGTGGCCATGCTGCACAACGGTTCCAAGGGCATCGTGTGCGGCATCAAGCCGGAGCCGGACGCCAACGTTCTGGAGGTCACGGACGCCATGGAGCGCGTGGTGACCGAGCTGAACGAGGGCCTGCTGGCCGGCAGGGGCCTGTACTACGACTGGACCTATGACCAGCGGCCGTACATCAACGGCGCCATCGACCTGGTCAAGCAGAACATTCTTGTGGGCGGTACCCTGGCCATCATCGTGCTGCTCGTCTTCCTGCGGCGCATCTCGTCCACGGTCATTGTTACTGTGGCCATCCCCATCTCCATCATCGGCACGTTCATGTTCATGAGCTTCCTGGGCCGGAACCTGAACGTCATCAGCCTGGCGGGCATATCGTTTTCCGTGGGCATGCTCGTGGACGCGGCCATCGTTGTGCTGGAAAACATCGACCGGCACCGATCCATGGGCAAAGGGGCCTTTGTCGCGGCCTATGACGGAGCAAAAGAGGTGTGGGGCGCGGTGCTGGCCTCCACCCTGACCACCGTGGCGGTCTTTCTGCCCGTGGTCTTCATGGAAGAGGAGGCCGGGCAGCTTTTCAAGGACATCGCCATCGCCATCACCAGCGCGATCATGCTCTCCCTGTTCGTGTCGGTGTCGGTCATCCCGATGCTCTCCAACCAGTTCTTCCAGTACTCAGACAAGCGCAAGCTGGCCAAGGGCAAGAAGCTGCACCAGAAGCGCCAGTCCCACGGCATCATCCCCAGGATCGGCGGGATACTGAACAGCGGCATGATGGGCCTGGTGCGGCTCTCGCTGAAGAACTGGGCCACCCGCCTGGCGACCATCGGCGCCGTGCTGGGCGCGGCCGTGCTCATCGTGGTCACGCTGTGGCCCAAGATGGAGTACCTGCCCACAGGCAACCGCAACCTGATCATCAACATCCTCATTCCGCCGCCCGGCCTCTCGTACGAAGAGCGCATGGACATTGGCCGGTACATCTACGACAGGCTCGATCCCTTTATCGACCAGGAGCACGTGGGCGATCTCCCTGGCATCGCGAGTACCTTCTACGTGGGCGCGCCGCAGATCATGCTTTTCGGCGTCATCTCCACGCAGGAGCAGGAGGCCAGGAAGCTCATCGATCCGCTCATGGGCATCATCCACTCCATTCCGGGCATGTACGGCGTGAGCCTGCAGGCCGGTATCTTCGAGGACCGCATCGGCGGCGGCCGCTCCATCGACGTGGATCTGACCGGCGCCGAGATCGAGAAGCTCATTGCGGCCGGCGGCGCCATGTACGGCGCCATCAGCCAGGCTGTTCCCGGCAGCCGTATCCGGCCGGAGCCCTCGCTGGAGCTCCTGTTCCCCGAGGTCAAGATCATCCCCAACCGTGAACGCCTCCGTGCGGCCGACCTGAGCACAAGAGCGCTGGGCATTGCCCTGGACATCCTCATGGACGGCCGGGAGATTGGCGATTTCAAGCAGGAAGGGCAGAGGAAGATCGACCTGGTGGTGCGCGCCAGCAGAGAGGACATCCGCACGCCGGAGCAGCTCTACGAGGCACTGGTGGTCACGCCCGAAGGGCGCTCCATTCCCGTGTCCTCTCTGGCTGCGCTGGAGCGGACCACGGGCATCACCGAGATCCGCCACCTGGAGCGCCGGCGCACAGTGACCCTGCAGGTGACGCCGCCGGAGACCGTGCCCCTGCAGTCGGCCATGGAAACCATCGAGAACGGCGTGGTGCCCAAGCTGCGCGAGCAGGGCCTGTTCGAGGGCGTGACCTTCCACATGTCCGGCGCGGCCGACAAGCTCACCGAGACGCGCGACGCCATGCAGGGCAACTTCCTGCTCGCCGTGTTCATCACCTACCTGCTCATGGCCGCGCTTTTCGGCAACTTCATCTATCCGCTGGTCATCATGTTCACCGTGCCGCTGGCGGCAGTGGGCGGCGTGCTGGGCCTGACCCTGCAATCCATATTCATCGCGCCGCAAAGCCTGGACGTGCTCACCATGCTGGGCTTCGTCATCCTCATCGGCGTGGTGGTGAACAACGCCATTCTCGTGGTGCACCAGTCGCTGAACAACATCCGCGAAGGCGGCATGCAGCACAAGGACGCCGTGCTGGAGGCGGTGCGCACGCGTATTCGGCCCATCTACATGAGCGCCACCACATCCGTGTTCGGCATGCTGCCTCTGGCCGTCATGTCGGGCCCGGGTTCGGAGCTCTACCGCGGCCTGGGCAGCGTGGTGCTTGGCGGTCTGGCCCTGTCCACGGTCTTCACCGTGTTCCTGGTGCCGGCGCTCTTGATGTTCTTCATCAGAATGGAGAAGGTGGGAAGCGCCAAGACCATTGACGATTCGCCGGATTCCGGAGCGTCAGCACAGGAGTAA